From a single Streptomyces sp. NBC_00237 genomic region:
- a CDS encoding tyrosinase family protein, translating to MTVRKNQANLTSSEKKAFVDAVLEVKRIGVYDEFVAAHRLRFALDMNTGVYVGHFGPSFLPWHRKFLIDFENELQKIDPSVSIPYWDWTADNTVASSVWGPDLLGGTGRPLDDQVMDGPFAYSAGKWPITIQVDSRPFLARNLAYRVPTLPSRAEVDAALALPTYDSAPWRDGSAGFRATLEGSAGYMSMHNRVHTWVWGQMETSVSPNDPVFWLHHAFVDKLWADWHALHPTSAKYLPAGGTADVIDLNDAMPPWTDTTPQSMLDHTPFYTYA from the coding sequence ATGACCGTACGCAAGAACCAGGCGAACCTCACGTCGTCCGAGAAGAAGGCGTTCGTCGACGCCGTACTGGAGGTCAAACGCATCGGCGTGTACGACGAGTTCGTCGCCGCCCACCGCCTCCGCTTCGCGCTGGACATGAACACCGGGGTCTACGTGGGCCACTTCGGCCCGTCGTTCCTGCCCTGGCACCGCAAGTTCCTCATTGACTTCGAGAACGAACTCCAGAAGATCGACCCGTCGGTGTCGATCCCCTACTGGGACTGGACCGCCGACAACACCGTCGCCTCCTCGGTCTGGGGTCCTGACCTCCTCGGCGGCACCGGACGCCCCCTGGACGACCAGGTGATGGACGGCCCCTTCGCGTACTCCGCAGGCAAATGGCCGATCACGATCCAGGTCGACAGCCGCCCTTTCCTCGCCCGCAATCTGGCCTACCGCGTCCCCACGCTCCCGAGCAGGGCCGAGGTCGACGCCGCCCTCGCCCTCCCCACCTACGACTCCGCGCCCTGGCGCGACGGCTCGGCGGGCTTCCGCGCCACGCTCGAAGGCTCGGCGGGATACATGAGCATGCACAACCGGGTGCACACCTGGGTCTGGGGGCAGATGGAGACGAGCGTCTCCCCGAACGACCCGGTGTTCTGGTTGCACCACGCGTTCGTCGACAAGCTCTGGGCCGACTGGCACGCGCTGCATCCGACCAGCGCCAAGTACCTCCCCGCCGGAGGAACGGCCGATGTGATCGATCTGAACGACGCCATGCCGCCCTGGACCGACACGACCCCGCAGAGCATGCTGGACCACACTCCCTTCTACACCTACGCATGA
- a CDS encoding EF-hand domain-containing protein — translation MTALQDLKYGQWFKGADVDGDGFITQQDVRMMSERYIAARGAAPDSTTSRQLSEGMDGFWMNVIAPMDQDGDGKVDLREMTEGFRRVLTDPALYPEQIAPVTDRFFDLVDLNGDGKIDQAEFQQMFDSVAGVPGEDCASVFAALDRDGSGALDRAEFHQAITEFFYGDDPDAPANHLFGRITG, via the coding sequence GTGACTGCACTTCAAGACCTCAAGTACGGCCAGTGGTTCAAGGGCGCCGACGTCGACGGCGACGGGTTCATCACCCAGCAGGACGTCCGGATGATGAGCGAGCGCTACATCGCCGCCCGAGGCGCCGCGCCGGACTCCACGACCTCCCGCCAGCTCTCCGAGGGGATGGACGGGTTCTGGATGAACGTGATCGCCCCGATGGATCAGGACGGTGACGGGAAGGTCGATCTGCGGGAGATGACCGAAGGCTTCAGGCGGGTCCTGACCGATCCCGCCCTGTACCCGGAACAGATCGCGCCGGTGACCGACCGCTTCTTCGACCTCGTCGATCTCAACGGAGACGGCAAGATCGACCAGGCGGAGTTCCAGCAGATGTTCGACTCGGTCGCCGGCGTTCCCGGCGAGGACTGCGCCTCGGTCTTCGCCGCCTTGGACCGGGACGGCTCCGGCGCACTGGACCGCGCCGAGTTCCACCAGGCGATCACGGAGTTCTTCTACGGCGACGATCCGGACGCCCCCGCCAACCACCTCTTCGGCAGGATCACCGGCTGA
- a CDS encoding molybdopterin-dependent oxidoreductase, translated as MVERRMSVATHWGSFVAVVDSGRLVRIEPRGDDPAPSPIGPGMVTAANDSARVLRPAVRKGWLNGLPRAHDTARGADAFVEVSWDDALTLVSDELRRVRSQHGDSAVFGGSYGWASAGAFHNAQGQLHRFLALGGGYTDSRNTYSTAALEVILPHVIGGHPWSYQSRMPMWDEIAESCELVVAFGGLALKNSQINPGGLARHQTQNLQRRCREAGVRFVNVSPIRSDTAGFLDAEWLPVVPNTDTAAMLGIAHTMLVNGWHDEDFLRRCCVGFDRFASYLTGEIDGVPKDAAWAARITGISRDTITDLARRLTTRRSLIMVNYAVQRADHGEQPIWMSVVLAAMAGSMGRPGCGWGAGYATMDATGVAPGRPSVAAIPQVPNPVPDFIPVARIADTLLHPGKTIDYDGRRLTLPELRLVYWCGGNPFHHHQDLHRLSRAWQTPDTVVVHEAWWNTTAKFADIVLPVATSLERDDFAAGFSDPHLVAMPKVREPEGASRTDHLIFAALASRLGYEQEFTESRSEAAWVRHLYEQTRAELGDDAALPGFDDFWRDTTAALPTLTGPFPGSFEALRTDPRRFPLPTPSGRIEIFSEEIDSFGYDDCAGNPTWFEPAEWLGADLSGRFPLHLISNQPASRLHSQYDNGGHSLSSKIRGREPVTLNPSDAASRGIEDGMIVRVHNDRGSCLAGAVLSEDVMPGVVQLSTGAWWDPVQPGLSGTLDRHGNPNALTADRPCSRLSQGPSALSALVDVELHTDPLPDVLAFAPPDLEH; from the coding sequence ATGGTGGAACGGCGCATGTCGGTGGCGACCCACTGGGGCAGCTTTGTCGCGGTGGTCGATTCCGGTCGGTTGGTACGCATCGAGCCGAGGGGCGATGACCCCGCGCCCTCACCCATCGGCCCCGGGATGGTGACAGCCGCCAACGACAGCGCCCGCGTGTTGCGCCCCGCAGTGCGCAAGGGCTGGCTGAACGGCCTGCCGCGCGCTCACGACACGGCCAGGGGCGCGGACGCGTTCGTGGAGGTGAGCTGGGACGACGCGCTCACGCTGGTGAGTGACGAGCTGCGTCGAGTACGTTCACAGCACGGAGACAGCGCGGTGTTCGGCGGGTCCTACGGCTGGGCGAGTGCGGGCGCGTTCCACAACGCGCAGGGTCAACTCCACCGGTTCCTGGCGTTGGGCGGGGGATACACCGACTCTCGCAACACGTACAGCACCGCCGCCTTGGAGGTCATCCTCCCCCACGTGATCGGCGGTCATCCGTGGAGCTACCAGTCCCGGATGCCGATGTGGGACGAGATCGCCGAGAGCTGCGAGCTCGTGGTGGCGTTCGGTGGGCTGGCCCTCAAGAACAGCCAGATCAACCCTGGCGGGCTGGCCAGACACCAGACGCAGAACCTGCAACGCCGGTGCCGCGAGGCGGGGGTGCGGTTCGTGAACGTCAGCCCCATCCGCAGCGACACCGCAGGCTTCCTCGACGCGGAGTGGCTGCCCGTCGTCCCCAACACCGACACCGCCGCGATGCTCGGTATCGCCCACACCATGCTGGTCAACGGGTGGCACGACGAGGACTTCCTCCGCCGTTGCTGCGTCGGCTTCGACCGCTTCGCCTCCTACCTGACAGGCGAGATCGACGGCGTCCCCAAGGACGCCGCCTGGGCAGCGAGGATCACGGGCATCAGCCGTGACACGATCACCGACCTCGCTCGCCGCCTGACCACGCGACGTTCGCTCATCATGGTCAACTACGCGGTGCAACGGGCAGACCACGGCGAACAGCCGATCTGGATGTCCGTCGTGCTGGCCGCCATGGCGGGCTCGATGGGACGGCCGGGCTGTGGCTGGGGCGCGGGTTACGCGACGATGGACGCGACCGGCGTCGCCCCCGGCCGGCCCTCCGTGGCTGCGATTCCCCAGGTTCCCAACCCCGTTCCGGACTTCATCCCGGTCGCCAGGATCGCCGACACCCTGCTGCATCCGGGGAAGACCATCGACTACGACGGCCGGCGCCTCACGCTGCCCGAGCTTCGCCTGGTCTATTGGTGCGGAGGCAACCCGTTCCACCACCACCAGGATCTCCACCGGCTGTCCCGCGCCTGGCAGACCCCGGACACGGTGGTGGTGCACGAAGCCTGGTGGAACACCACGGCCAAGTTCGCGGACATCGTCCTCCCCGTCGCCACCAGCCTGGAGCGTGACGACTTCGCCGCCGGATTCTCCGATCCCCACCTGGTCGCGATGCCGAAGGTCCGCGAGCCGGAGGGCGCGTCACGTACCGACCACCTGATCTTCGCCGCCCTGGCCTCCCGGCTCGGATACGAGCAGGAGTTCACGGAGTCGCGTTCCGAGGCCGCATGGGTCCGGCACCTCTATGAGCAGACGAGGGCCGAGCTGGGCGACGATGCCGCCCTGCCCGGCTTCGACGACTTCTGGCGCGACACCACCGCCGCGCTGCCGACGTTGACCGGGCCCTTTCCCGGCAGCTTCGAGGCGCTGCGTACAGATCCGCGGCGTTTCCCCCTGCCGACGCCGTCGGGCCGGATCGAGATCTTCTCCGAGGAGATCGACTCGTTCGGCTACGACGACTGCGCCGGGAATCCGACGTGGTTCGAACCGGCGGAGTGGCTCGGTGCTGATCTGTCCGGCCGTTTCCCGCTGCACCTGATCTCGAATCAGCCCGCCTCGCGCCTGCACAGTCAGTACGACAACGGTGGCCACAGCCTCAGTTCGAAGATCCGTGGCCGTGAGCCCGTGACGCTCAACCCGTCGGACGCCGCGTCGCGCGGCATCGAGGACGGCATGATCGTACGTGTCCACAACGACCGGGGCAGTTGTCTGGCGGGCGCGGTCCTGTCGGAGGACGTCATGCCCGGCGTCGTGCAGCTGTCCACGGGAGCCTGGTGGGATCCGGTCCAGCCGGGCCTGAGCGGAACTCTGGACCGCCACGGCAACCCGAACGCTCTCACGGCGGATCGGCCGTGCTCGCGCCTGTCCCAGGGGCCGAGCGCTCTCAGTGCGCTGGTCGACGTCGAGTTGCACACCGATCCCCTTCCCGATGTGCTCGCCTTCGCGCCACCGGACCTCGAACACTGA
- a CDS encoding tyrosinase cofactor produces MSGITRRQAVKAATGAASGVALVCAATSWAANASTKNTSEAAPPNRSGDPQSFDEVFQGRRIQGRPAGGSGARMSEHAGHGGGYRVLIDGRELHVMHHEKSGWSSAINHYERFATPLDAARTAVVSLKGAFVVPFNPTA; encoded by the coding sequence ATGTCCGGAATCACCCGTCGTCAGGCCGTGAAGGCCGCCACAGGAGCTGCCTCAGGCGTGGCTCTCGTCTGTGCGGCCACCTCCTGGGCGGCCAACGCGTCGACCAAGAACACCAGCGAGGCCGCCCCGCCCAACAGGAGCGGCGATCCCCAGTCGTTCGACGAGGTCTTCCAGGGCCGTCGTATCCAGGGCCGGCCGGCCGGCGGGTCCGGCGCCCGGATGTCCGAGCACGCCGGACACGGTGGTGGCTACCGGGTCCTGATAGACGGCCGGGAACTCCATGTGATGCACCACGAGAAGAGCGGCTGGAGCAGCGCGATCAACCACTACGAGAGGTTCGCGACCCCACTCGACGCGGCACGCACCGCGGTCGTCTCCCTCAAGGGCGCCTTCGTCGTCCCCTTCAACCCCACCGCCTGA
- a CDS encoding DUF4389 domain-containing protein, whose protein sequence is MATDQNPRPASGDEGGGEWLPVLDVPAPGRQRRWTVLLRWLLLVPQFIVVGVLGVAAFFVTIVGWFAALFAGRLPDGVFRFLGSVLAYRTRVNASATLLVDRYPPFSFAATGYPVQIQVRPTPLNRAAVFFRLVLMIPAVIIGGLLQSGWAAVSWVFWLVTLVLGRLPAPLYAATAAVARYTLRLNAYVSLLTPAYPQKLFGDAPAPTKEAAASGTRPLVLDTTGRVLLVLFLLLGLAGHIVNATTDYRSDDSGSTVISTP, encoded by the coding sequence ATGGCGACAGACCAAAACCCACGGCCCGCAAGCGGTGATGAGGGCGGCGGCGAGTGGCTGCCGGTTCTGGATGTGCCTGCTCCCGGGCGGCAGCGGCGTTGGACGGTACTGCTGCGCTGGCTGTTGCTGGTACCGCAGTTCATCGTGGTCGGGGTGTTGGGGGTCGCGGCGTTCTTCGTCACGATCGTGGGCTGGTTCGCCGCCCTGTTCGCGGGGCGGCTGCCGGACGGCGTCTTCCGGTTCCTCGGCTCCGTCCTCGCGTACAGGACCCGGGTCAACGCGAGTGCGACGCTCCTCGTGGACCGGTATCCGCCCTTCTCCTTCGCGGCCACCGGCTATCCGGTGCAGATCCAGGTGCGGCCCACTCCGCTGAATCGTGCCGCGGTGTTCTTCCGGTTGGTCCTGATGATCCCTGCGGTGATCATCGGCGGTCTCCTGCAGAGCGGCTGGGCTGCGGTCAGTTGGGTGTTCTGGCTCGTCACTCTCGTTCTGGGGCGTCTGCCCGCACCGCTGTACGCCGCGACGGCCGCTGTTGCGCGGTACACGCTGCGGCTCAACGCGTACGTCTCCCTGCTCACCCCGGCCTATCCCCAGAAGTTGTTCGGCGACGCCCCCGCCCCGACGAAGGAAGCGGCGGCGTCCGGGACGCGGCCCCTGGTGCTCGACACCACGGGCAGGGTTCTCCTCGTCCTGTTCCTGCTCCTCGGCCTGGCCGGGCACATCGTCAACGCCACCACCGACTACCGGTCCGACGACAGCGGTTCGACGGTCATCTCCACACCCTGA